One genomic segment of Myxococcales bacterium includes these proteins:
- a CDS encoding carbohydrate porin: MKHGVCISVVVFGVLGLSRPLAAQPGAVPPDPNPPPGVGPAPSEPQEPLPEPDELPKPKPAAEPAPPEDEDNHPIPKGKVPVMMGPVSASAPKLTYPRSSFSFGSYGRVVVASDGRGGEGRNADVVAYGSRIDESTYAELELRRDDDWKKELSSRIVTTLAIGGPLFHYDGKFEAKLAVRNLYLEERGIGDKGLSVWAGSRMYRGDDIYLLDFWPLDNLNTVGGGVRFDTRDGKSFVAWHVGMNRADDPFQYQVEKRAAPQNQPGTNDVAILDRPRLISSLKASHIVPMFDDKGGLKAVLYGEVHRLPSGEREDQPGRLKSVPGDSGTLIGGQVGLFTGEHDTFVNLFFRHGRGLAAYGELATPEGTSPERTVEGATETLIGLSGNWESNPFAVVVGGYFRSFREPTPETFNYHNVDEGIFVVRPHVFLGDNAGVAVEGSYQAQQRGVLNIATNAPVHAKLWRFGIIPYLSPAGAGVFKRPVLRAIIAFTQRNDDARSLYSYDDTFARRKTEQFFGIGAEWWFNSSSYGQ; encoded by the coding sequence ATGAAACACGGGGTGTGCATTTCCGTGGTGGTGTTCGGGGTGCTCGGTCTCTCCCGCCCGCTGGCGGCCCAGCCGGGTGCGGTGCCGCCGGATCCCAACCCGCCCCCGGGCGTGGGGCCCGCGCCGAGCGAACCCCAGGAGCCGCTTCCGGAGCCCGACGAGCTGCCGAAACCCAAGCCCGCCGCCGAACCCGCCCCTCCCGAGGACGAAGACAATCACCCGATTCCGAAGGGCAAGGTCCCCGTCATGATGGGCCCGGTGAGCGCGTCGGCCCCCAAGCTGACCTATCCGCGCTCGTCGTTCTCGTTCGGGTCCTACGGCCGTGTGGTCGTCGCGAGTGACGGTCGCGGCGGTGAAGGGCGCAACGCGGACGTCGTGGCCTATGGCTCACGCATCGACGAAAGCACGTACGCGGAGCTCGAGCTGCGGCGTGACGACGACTGGAAGAAGGAGCTGTCGTCGCGCATCGTGACGACGCTCGCCATCGGTGGCCCGCTCTTTCATTACGACGGCAAGTTCGAGGCGAAGCTCGCGGTTCGCAACCTGTACCTCGAAGAGCGGGGGATCGGCGACAAGGGCCTGAGCGTGTGGGCAGGCTCGCGCATGTACCGCGGCGACGACATCTACCTCTTGGACTTCTGGCCGCTGGACAACCTGAACACCGTTGGCGGCGGGGTGCGCTTCGACACCCGGGACGGCAAGAGCTTCGTGGCCTGGCACGTCGGCATGAATCGCGCAGACGATCCCTTCCAGTACCAAGTCGAAAAGCGAGCTGCCCCGCAGAACCAGCCGGGCACCAACGACGTCGCCATCCTCGATCGCCCGCGGCTGATCAGCAGCCTCAAGGCCTCGCACATCGTGCCCATGTTCGACGACAAAGGTGGGCTCAAGGCGGTGCTCTACGGTGAGGTCCACCGGTTGCCCTCCGGCGAGCGGGAAGATCAACCAGGCCGCCTGAAGAGTGTGCCCGGCGATAGCGGTACGTTGATCGGTGGGCAAGTCGGCCTCTTCACCGGCGAGCACGACACCTTCGTGAACCTGTTCTTCCGCCACGGTCGCGGGCTCGCGGCCTACGGCGAGCTGGCGACCCCCGAAGGCACCAGCCCCGAGCGCACCGTCGAGGGCGCGACGGAGACGCTGATTGGCCTGTCCGGCAACTGGGAGAGCAACCCCTTTGCCGTGGTGGTCGGCGGGTACTTCCGCTCGTTCCGCGAGCCCACGCCGGAGACCTTCAACTACCACAACGTGGACGAGGGCATCTTCGTCGTGCGCCCCCACGTCTTCCTCGGTGACAACGCGGGCGTGGCCGTCGAAGGGTCGTATCAAGCGCAGCAGCGGGGCGTGCTGAACATTGCCACCAATGCGCCGGTGCACGCCAAACTCTGGCGCTTCGGCATCATCCCCTACCTCTCGCCGGCGGGCGCCGGGGTGTTCAAACGCCCGGTGCTGCGGGCCATCATCGCCTTCACGCAGCGCAACGACGACGCGCGTTCGCTGTATTCCTACGACGACACGTTCGCGCGGCGGAAGACCGAGCAGTTCTTCGGCATTGGTGCCGAGTGGTGGTTCAACTCTTCGAGTTACGGGCAGTGA
- a CDS encoding alpha-amylase, which yields MQKHTNLTSVLALVCALGSAGCMDFEGLDGERPMTTHVADWRNEIVYQLMTDRFANGDYANDYRVVENAPARYHGGDWRGVEEKLDYLDDLGVTALWISPIVKNVETDAGVDGYHGYWTQDFTRLNPHFGDLLSLRRMIDKAHDRGMKVILDIVVNHVGQAFYYDINLNGQPDERVAGTGPLIAPKRGDGTPTSPVSHINEYDPDYDPRGVQAWTSLGEAGPAPIVFVYDPETNHLPPEPAIFQEPRAYHRKCRVWDYNVPEQVQTGDFPGGLKDLNTEDPEVRQTLIDVFVRWVELTDLDGFRIDTLKHVDHEFWKVFAPQVRQRLAAKGKNNFFMFGESFDGDDKLVGSYTFGDEVDSVFYFPQYYTAIRDVFQQGAATKQIEDLWKKRLDAGGSYGSVPQPGGIGVPPNKALVNFLDNHDVGRFLFFKNDTAALNNALLFLFTEDGIPCVYYGTEQGFSGGNDPANREDLWWSGYNRQSSQYQWVQRLARIRRSYPALTHGDLKVTWASDRTGSESDAGIFSFERSGGDAGNGYALVVLNTNPSHESSSGFNGAGMQVGVPAGTQLVNVLDPNENVTVAGDGTLTVVVPATSGKLFVRAGEVVAGL from the coding sequence ATGCAGAAGCACACGAATCTCACCTCGGTCCTCGCGCTCGTCTGCGCTCTGGGCAGCGCCGGTTGCATGGATTTCGAAGGCCTGGACGGCGAGCGCCCCATGACCACGCACGTCGCCGACTGGCGCAACGAGATCGTCTACCAGCTGATGACGGATCGCTTCGCCAACGGCGACTACGCCAACGACTATCGCGTCGTCGAGAACGCGCCGGCGCGGTATCACGGTGGCGACTGGCGCGGCGTCGAAGAGAAACTCGACTACCTCGACGACCTGGGTGTCACCGCGCTCTGGATCTCGCCGATCGTGAAGAACGTCGAGACGGACGCCGGCGTCGATGGGTACCACGGCTACTGGACCCAGGATTTTACGCGGCTGAACCCCCACTTCGGCGATCTGCTGAGCCTGCGTCGCATGATCGACAAGGCCCACGACCGCGGCATGAAGGTGATCCTCGACATTGTCGTCAATCACGTGGGGCAGGCGTTCTATTACGACATCAACCTCAATGGGCAGCCCGACGAACGCGTCGCCGGCACCGGCCCGCTGATCGCACCCAAGCGTGGAGACGGCACACCGACCAGCCCCGTCAGCCACATCAACGAGTACGATCCGGACTACGACCCGCGCGGCGTTCAGGCCTGGACCAGCCTGGGCGAGGCGGGCCCGGCGCCGATCGTGTTCGTCTACGATCCCGAGACGAACCACCTGCCGCCGGAGCCGGCGATCTTCCAGGAGCCGCGGGCCTACCATCGCAAGTGTCGGGTCTGGGACTACAACGTTCCCGAGCAGGTGCAGACCGGGGACTTTCCCGGCGGGCTGAAGGATCTGAACACGGAAGATCCCGAGGTGCGCCAGACGCTCATCGACGTGTTCGTGCGCTGGGTCGAGCTGACGGATCTCGACGGGTTCCGCATCGACACGCTGAAGCACGTCGATCACGAGTTCTGGAAGGTGTTTGCGCCCCAGGTGCGTCAGCGGCTGGCCGCCAAGGGCAAGAACAACTTCTTCATGTTCGGCGAGTCGTTCGACGGCGACGACAAACTCGTCGGCTCGTACACGTTCGGCGACGAGGTCGACAGCGTGTTCTACTTTCCCCAGTATTACACCGCGATCCGTGACGTGTTCCAGCAGGGCGCCGCGACCAAGCAGATCGAGGACCTGTGGAAGAAACGGCTCGACGCCGGCGGCAGCTACGGCTCGGTGCCGCAGCCCGGCGGCATCGGTGTGCCGCCGAACAAGGCGCTGGTGAACTTCCTCGACAACCACGACGTCGGGCGTTTCCTGTTCTTCAAGAACGACACCGCAGCGCTGAACAACGCGCTCTTGTTCCTGTTCACCGAGGACGGCATCCCCTGTGTGTATTACGGCACCGAGCAGGGTTTCTCGGGCGGCAACGACCCGGCGAATCGCGAAGACCTCTGGTGGAGTGGCTACAACCGGCAGAGCTCGCAGTATCAGTGGGTGCAGCGGCTGGCCCGCATCCGCCGCTCGTACCCCGCGCTCACGCACGGGGATCTCAAGGTGACCTGGGCGAGTGACCGGACTGGCAGCGAGTCCGATGCTGGTATCTTCTCCTTCGAGCGCAGCGGTGGCGACGCGGGCAACGGCTACGCGCTCGTGGTGCTGAACACCAACCCCAGCCACGAGAGCTCGAGCGGGTTCAACGGCGCCGGCATGCAGGTCGGTGTGCCCGCCGGCACGCAGCTGGTCAACGTGCTCGACCCGAACGAGAACGTCACGGTCGCCGGCGACGGCACACTGACTGTCGTGGTCCCTGCGACGAGCGGGAAGCTGTTCGTGCGGGCGGGGGAAGTGGTCGCGGGGCTCTGA
- a CDS encoding glycosyl hydrolase — protein sequence MRRFTYLGLGLTLAALALLGTASCADDAAEQKPAFGGAGGGGGSGGTNTTGGSGGSGGSGGSTSNILCKAEFHFKPEAGVAVTSVEVAGQWTGFDQTKATKLSGPDASGAFTGSVALAPGLWGYKLILNGKDWVLDAGQGYRKYVDGTENSAVRVRDCSLPSAKVETSTTTRPSAGAGTYAAKLAFIEGLSAKPLDVASVKATLRHHGVSDDVKKQVSAAGANLSVSLSGLTDGKYSLSLQFADTAGKLSEPLRLVFWIEAERFEWSDALIYMIMTDRFKNGDKTNDAPKTSGVQDPRGDFQGGDLEGVRQKIADGTLDKLGVRALWLTPFQQNPAGAYLASDNYHMVTGYHGYWPIKAREVDARIGGKKALEAMVQEAHNHGIRVLMDYVANHVHQDHEYYQQHPDWFRTGCVCGTTDCDWTAKRLECLFTPYLPDVNWTVPEAAEQFVGDAIWWLDELDLDGLRVDAVKHVEDLAIRNLSTRIKEEMEPGGTPYFLMGETAMGWSDCGIDCNIGQYGTISQYIGPYALDGQFDFVLYHGVPYRVFAYDEKGFLHANYWVEQSQIQYPAGSVMTPFIGSHDSSRFVTLATYRGQPGYDKGIPGNQWNDVAGPPPDAEPYARHALALSWLLGLPGAPLLYYGDEYGEWGGADPGNRTFWRGDGTLSANESGVLDRVRKLGTARKELVALRRGAYRSLYATETVLAYARETKDGKVAIVALSRDANPTTTEVSLPLTLPLSNGTLLTDRLGGASVTVNAGKLSISLPGRGAALLAP from the coding sequence ATGCGGCGATTCACGTACCTCGGGCTCGGACTCACCCTCGCAGCGCTGGCACTGTTGGGTACGGCGAGCTGCGCCGACGACGCTGCGGAACAGAAACCTGCGTTCGGCGGCGCCGGCGGTGGCGGTGGCAGCGGCGGCACGAACACAACCGGTGGCAGCGGTGGCAGCGGCGGCAGCGGTGGCAGCACCAGCAACATTCTCTGCAAGGCGGAGTTCCACTTCAAACCCGAGGCTGGCGTCGCGGTCACCAGTGTCGAGGTTGCGGGACAGTGGACGGGCTTCGACCAAACCAAGGCCACCAAGCTCAGCGGACCGGACGCAAGCGGCGCGTTCACCGGCAGCGTGGCTCTGGCGCCCGGACTCTGGGGTTACAAGCTGATCCTCAACGGGAAAGACTGGGTGCTCGACGCGGGCCAGGGTTACCGCAAATACGTGGATGGCACCGAGAACTCCGCGGTGCGAGTGCGGGACTGCAGCTTGCCCAGCGCAAAAGTGGAGACCAGCACGACGACTCGACCGAGCGCCGGCGCAGGAACCTACGCCGCCAAGCTCGCGTTCATCGAAGGGCTGTCCGCCAAGCCACTCGATGTTGCGAGCGTGAAGGCGACCCTCAGACACCACGGCGTCAGCGACGACGTGAAGAAGCAGGTGAGCGCCGCCGGGGCAAACCTCTCGGTGTCACTCAGCGGCCTGACGGATGGGAAATACTCGCTGAGCCTGCAGTTCGCGGACACGGCCGGCAAACTCTCCGAGCCGCTACGGCTGGTGTTCTGGATCGAGGCCGAGCGCTTCGAGTGGTCCGACGCGCTCATCTACATGATCATGACGGACCGCTTCAAGAACGGGGACAAGACCAACGACGCCCCGAAGACGAGCGGTGTTCAGGACCCACGCGGTGATTTCCAGGGCGGCGATCTGGAGGGTGTGCGCCAGAAGATCGCCGATGGAACCCTGGATAAACTCGGCGTGCGAGCGCTGTGGCTGACGCCGTTCCAGCAGAACCCCGCCGGCGCCTACCTCGCCTCCGACAACTACCACATGGTGACCGGCTACCACGGCTACTGGCCGATCAAGGCGCGGGAGGTCGACGCGCGCATTGGCGGCAAGAAGGCCCTGGAGGCCATGGTGCAGGAGGCGCACAACCACGGCATCCGCGTGCTGATGGACTACGTGGCGAACCACGTGCACCAAGATCACGAATACTACCAACAACACCCGGACTGGTTTCGCACCGGCTGTGTCTGCGGCACGACGGACTGCGACTGGACCGCCAAACGCCTGGAGTGTTTGTTCACGCCCTATCTACCCGACGTGAACTGGACCGTGCCCGAAGCCGCCGAGCAGTTCGTGGGCGACGCCATCTGGTGGCTGGACGAGCTGGATCTGGACGGGCTGCGGGTGGACGCGGTCAAACACGTCGAAGATCTGGCGATCCGCAACCTCTCGACCCGCATCAAGGAAGAGATGGAGCCAGGGGGGACACCGTACTTCTTGATGGGCGAGACCGCGATGGGCTGGAGCGACTGCGGCATCGACTGCAACATCGGGCAGTACGGCACCATCAGTCAGTACATTGGGCCGTACGCGCTGGATGGGCAGTTCGACTTCGTGCTCTATCATGGCGTCCCGTACCGGGTGTTTGCCTACGACGAGAAGGGCTTCTTGCACGCCAATTACTGGGTGGAGCAGAGCCAGATCCAGTATCCCGCCGGATCCGTGATGACACCCTTCATCGGCAGCCACGACTCGTCGCGCTTCGTCACACTCGCGACCTACCGCGGTCAACCCGGCTACGACAAAGGCATCCCCGGCAATCAGTGGAACGACGTGGCCGGTCCTCCGCCCGACGCCGAGCCGTACGCCCGCCACGCGCTCGCCCTGTCCTGGCTCCTGGGTCTGCCGGGCGCCCCGCTGCTCTACTACGGCGACGAGTACGGCGAATGGGGCGGAGCCGATCCGGGCAACCGCACCTTCTGGCGCGGCGACGGCACGCTCTCGGCGAACGAGAGCGGCGTGCTCGATCGCGTGCGCAAGCTGGGGACAGCCCGCAAGGAGTTGGTCGCGCTGCGGCGCGGAGCCTATCGCAGCCTGTACGCAACCGAGACCGTCTTGGCGTACGCGCGAGAGACGAAGGACGGCAAGGTCGCCATCGTTGCCCTGTCACGCGACGCAAATCCAACCACCACCGAGGTCAGCCTGCCGCTGACGTTGCCGCTGTCGAACGGCACGCTGCTGACGGATCGGCTCGGCGGAGCAAGCGTGACGGTGAACGCCGGCAAACTCTCGATTTCGCTACCCGGCCGCGGGGCCGCGCTGCTGGCCCCGTGA